The sequence below is a genomic window from Rhodococcus sp. 4CII.
CCCTCCGGGAACCGGAGTCAGCGCGCCGGCCCGACCGTCGACGGCGGCGGCGTCGACGTCACCGAGCAGCTGCCCGTCGTCGGTGGCCGTGGTTCCGACATCGATCACGACGGCACCCTCGGCCACGTGCTCGGCCGCGATCAGACCGGGTATCCCGACCGCGACGACGAGAATCTCGGCGTCACGGGTGCCGGCGGCCAGGTCGGCGGTGTGCCGGTGGCAGACGGTCACCGTCGCGTTGCGTTGCACGAGCAGGTGCGCCGCAGGGCTTCCCACGACCGTCGACCGTCCGACGACGGCGGCGGTCCTGCCGTGCACGGGGATTCCGTGGTGATCGAGGAGTGCGATCACGGCCTGCGCGGTGGCGGGTGCGAACGCCGGGAGGCGGGCGACGAGGCGTCCGAGGCTCACCGGGTTGGCGCCGTCGATGTCCTTGGCGGGATCGATCGCCTCGCGCAGCGCATCGAGGTCGGTGCCGTCCGGCAGGGGTGTCTGGAGGATGATTCCGTGGACGTCGGGGTCGTGGCCGAGTTCGACGAGCGTGGTGCGGATCTGCTCGGTCGTTGCTGATGGTCCGAGATCGACTATGTTGCACAGTATTCCGGTGCGCTTCGCGGCGGATGCGATGGACCGCACGTACCACGCGGTCGATTCGTCGTCGGTGGCGAGGACCACCGCCAACGTGGGCCGGATACCGAGGTCGGCCAGGGCGGCGGCGGCGACGGAGGCGTCGTTGCGGATGGAGGCGGCGAGTTCGGCGCCGCCGAGGCTTCGGGTCATGAACTCAGCTGCTTTCGTACTCGTGTGGTGACGGAGTCGGCGCGCTCGAGGATCGCGTCGACACCGGCGACGCACTCGGTGAGGGCACGGCGGGTGTCTGCATCGGTGATGCCGGGCAGGTTCACTTCGATGTTGACGCGGGCGGTGGTGGCGGCTGCGCGGGCAGCCTCGGCGGCGGCCGCGACGTCGCTGACGACGGTGCGGTTCGCCACCGGCAACAGCGTGTCGGCGAGTGCGACCACCTCGCCTGCTGCGACCACCACCTCGGCGGGAACGGCGGCGGCTCCGGCCAGAGCGGAGGCGATCGCCGCTGTGCGCGAGGCGGATTCGTCGTCAGTGCCCCGCGGTAGCCGGTAGGCGTCGATCACGGCAGTGAACGCCGCCATGTCGTCGTCGGCGAATTGCAGGGCCTTCTCGCGGAACGCATCCGCGCCGGCGCAGATGCGTTCGACGAGCAGACCGTGGTCGGCGTACTTCGTGCCGGTGGTGTACCGGGCGACCATCGAGACCAGCGCGGCTGCCTGGCCGAGGTGCAGCGCGCCGGTCGCGCCGCCGCCCGGCGCGGGGGTCCGGGCGGCGAGTGAGTCCAGGAAACCGGCGATCGTGTCGTCTCGAATGGTCATGACCGGATCTTCTTCATCTCGGGGTCGACGAGAGGTTCGGCGACGACGGTGGCGGGAATGCGGCGCCCGAAGTACTCGATCTCCACCGTCGTGTCGACGGTCGCGGTGGCGGGAAGCCAGGCGTAGGCGATGGGGGCCCCGACGGTGTGGCCGAAGGCGGCGCTGGTGACGTATCCGGCGGGTTCGCCGTCGACGAAGACGGGTTCGTGGCCCAGGACCACCGACTGCCGGTCGTCGATCATCAGGCACGCGAGGCGCCGCTCGACGGTCTCGTCGGAGATGCCGTCGAGAGCGTCGCGGCCGCGGAAGTCGCCCTTCTGCAACCGGACGGCGAAGCCGAGACCGGCCTCGTAGGGGTTGTGCTCGGTGGTCATGTCACTGCCCCAGGAGCGGTAGCCCTTCTCCATCCGCAGGCTGTTGAACGCGGCCCGGCCGGCGGCGATGATCTCGTGCTTCTGCCCCTCCGCCCACAGCAGGTCCCACAGACGCAGACCATTGTCGGCGGAGGTGTACAGCTCCCAGCCGAGTTCGCCCACGTAGGAAAGGCGCATTGCGGTGACGGGCACACCGCCGATCCGGACCTGCTTGGATCGGAAGTACTTGAAGTTCTCGTTGGAGAAGTCGTCGCTGCTCAGTGCCTGCACCAGGTCCCGGGCCCGCGGACCCCACAACCCGATGCCGCAGGTGCCGCCGGTGATGTCCCGGACCGACACGCTGCCGTCGCCGGGGGCCTGGCGGCGGAAGTAGTCGAGGTCGAGGTGGCCGTTGGCGCCGACCTGGAAGACGGTGTCGGACATTCGGGTGACGGTGAGGTCGCTGCGCACGCCTCCCGCGTCGTCGAGGGCGAGGGTGTAGGTGACGGACCCGACGGACTTGTCCATCTTGCCGGTCGTGAGCCGGTCGAGCAGCGCGAGCGCTCCCGGGCCGCTGATCTCGAGCCGCTCGAGCGGGGTCATGTCGTACATCGCCACCGACGTTCGAGTCTTCCAGGCCTCGGCCGCGGCGATCGGGGAGTGGAACTGCGCGGCCCACGGCTCCCTCGCCGGCGGCTGCCACTCGGCCGGAAGCTGCTGCACCAGATGCGCGTTGGCCTCGAACCAGTGCGGGCGCTCCCAGCCGGCGCTCTCGAGGAACACCGCACCGAGCTCCTTCTGGCGGACGTGGAACGGGCTCACCCGCAGGTCGCGGGGTGACTGTTTGGGCTGCAGCGGATGCAGCACGTCGTAGATCTCGACGAAGTTCTGTTGCGAGGTCTCGCTGACGTAGTCGGGTGCGATCTGGACGTCCTCGAAGCGGTGGACGTCGCAGCCGTGCAATTCGATCTCGGAGCGGCCGTCGACGAGTAGTTGCGCGACGGCGCGGCCGACGCCGGCGGAGTGGGTGACCCACACGGCCTCGGCGATCCAGAATCCGGCGACGTCGGGGGACTCCCCGATCAGCGGACCGCCGTCCGGGGTGAACGAGAAGACCCCGTTGAAACCGTGCTCGAGTTCCGCGGATTCGAGGCACGGCAGCAGCAGCTTGCTCTGCTCCCAGGACGGGGCGAAATCGTCGTCGGTGAAGGGGAGCATCGACGGCATGTCGGCGTCGGAGACGTCGCCGCTGCTGTCGGCCAGGTCGCGCAGGTTCACCGGCATCGGGCGGTGGGCGTAAGAGCCGATGCCGAGGCGGTCGACGTGCTCACGGAAGTACAGGTCCTGGTCCTGGTGGCGCAGGATCGGGAATCCCGCCTCGGCGAGTTCGGTGTTGCGGCCGACGAGTTCGGGAATCTGCGCGGTTTTCGCGTACTGGTGTGCCAGGGGGAGCAGCGGAACGTCCATGCCGACCATCGCGCCGACGTCGGGACCCCAGAAGCCGGCGCACGAGACGACGATGTCGGCGGGAATCACCCCGTCCGGGGTGGCGACGCCGGTGACCCTGCCGCCGGCCTGCTCGATGCCGATCACTTTCGTCGAGCCCTGGAACACCGCTCCGCGGGCCTCGGCGCGGCGGGCGAGCGCGACGACGACCCGGGAGGCCTTCGCGAGGCCGTCGGTCTCCACGTACAGGCCGCCGAGGACCCGCTTCTCGTCGAGCAGCGGGTGCAGTTTCGCGCACTCGGCCGGGTCCAGGACGGCGCCCTCGATGCCCCAGGACGTGGCCCAGCCCTGCTTGCGGTGCAGATCGGCCAGGCGCTCTTCGGTGGTGGCCACCTCGAGTCCGCCGAGCTGGTTGAAACACCACTGCCCGTCGACGTCGAGTCCGACGAACTTCTCGACCGTGTACCGGGCGAACTCGGTCATCGTCTTGGACGCGTTGGTCTGGAACACCAGGCCCGGTGCGTGCGACGTGGAGCCTCCGGTGAGCGGCAACGGTCCCTGGTCGAGAACCGTGATCCGATTCCAGCCGCGAGCGGTGAGCTCGTCGGCCAGATTCGCGCCGACGATGCCGGCTCCGATGATCACTACGCGGGGTGACCCCATGATGGTCCTCCTGGTTGGGTGGGTGCCGGTGTGCGGCGAAGTGCGGGTGCGGTTTCGGAAAGATCTGCGAATCGCGAAATGTGCGGGAATGGAAATCGGATCGTCATCGACAACTGATATATCAACACAGTAGGTGTGCGTTCGATAACGGGTCAACCCTGAATTGCGGGCAATTCCAGAGCGATCGGATGGTGGAAACGACGACCGTTCCGCGGATTTCAGCGGAATTGCGCGGCGCTGTGTGAGATGGTGCCGGAGCGGTTGTGGATGGAGGTAACCGTCGCACGGTGGTGTCGCCTATCCTGATAGTCGCGATGACTGAATTGGACGATAACTCGAATGGGGATCGGAGCCGGCCGACCGGGGCCGTGCAGTCAGTGGACCGCGCACTGGCCGTCCTCGAAATCCTGGCGAGGCTCGGTACCGCCGGCGTCACGGAAATCGCGGACGAGTTGGGAGTTCACAAGTCGACTGCGTCGCGTCTCGTCGCCGTGCTGGATTCGAGAGGCTACGTTGCGCAATTGAAGAACCGGGGAAAATTTCAACTCGGCAATTCGATCGTCCGTCTCGCCCGCACCGCGTCGCCGGACGGCGATCTGGTGCGGCAGAGTCAGGAATTGTGCGCCGAACTCGCGCACTCCGTCGGTGAGAGCGTGAATGTGTCGATACTCGACGGCAATCGCTCGGTGAGCATCGTCAAGGCAGACGGCCCGTCCGGTGTCGGTACCAGTACATGGGTGGGGCAGAGCAGCCCGGCGCACGCGACGGCGAGTGGGAAATTGTTGCTCACGGAATTGTCCGACAGCGATATTGCCGAGCGCGTGGGAGAAACTCCGATTGCGCTCACGTCCAAAACTCTCACCGATGTGCAGGCGCTCGTGGAGTCGGTGAACGCTATTCGCGAACGGGGCTGGGCCGAGTCCGAGGAGGAACTCGAACTGGGGTTGAACGCGATTTCCGTTCCGGTCCGCGACTACACGTCGAAAATGATTGCAGCGCTGAGTGTGTCCGGACCGGCGTACCGGCTGCTGCCGGAACTGTTCGAGGACGTCGCCCGCGCCGCACTCGACACGTCCCAGCAGATCAGCAGCCGATTGGGCTATGCCGCCACCTAGCGCCGGCATCAGGCTCGCGACCTGGCGAGTTGCTTCTTGTACCGCGTGAACAGGCGCGGGTTGTTCATCGCGAAGACGCCGACGGTGTCGCCGTCCCGGTCGTAGGTGGCCACGAACGAGCCGGCTCCGGGATCCCCGTCGACGAACCGCACCTCGTCGGTGCTGTGCCTCGTACCGGCGAACTGCAGCATCTTGCCGTACTGGTGCGACCAGAAGTACGGGATCGCGGCGGGCCCGGACGGTGTCGCCATGATCGTGTGCGCAACGGTCGCGGCCTGCGCGACGGCGTTGCTCCAGTGTTCACTCCGGTGGTGCACCGCGTGGGCGTCGTCGAACGATCGTGCGCAGTCGCCGATCGCGTAGACGCCGGGGACGTTCGTGCGGCACGACGAGTCCGTGAGGAAGCCGTCGTCGATCAGCAGTTCCGAATCGCAGGCCCACTCCACGTTGGGGACGGCCCCGATCCCGACCACCACGACGTCGGCGGGAAGGACGGTGCCGTCGCCGAGTCGGACGGCTTCGACGGCGCCGTCGCCCAGCAGGTCGTCCACGACCGCGCCGGTCAGGAGCCGGACGCCGTGCGCGGCGTGCTGTCCGGCGCAGATGGCGCCGAGTTCGGTGCCGAGGGGGCCTGCCAGGGGTGTCGGCGACGCCTCGACTACGGTGACGGCCAGGCTCATCCCGGCGGCGCTGGATGCGACCTCCGCTCCGATGAAGCCGGCTCCGACGATCACCAGGTTCCGCGCTGTCGCGAGTGAATTCCGCAGTGCGCGTGCGTCGTCGACAGACCGGAGGGTGTGCACCCCGGTCAGACCGGAGTGTCCCGGGAGGGTTCGCGCGCGCGCCCCGGTCGCGGCGATCACGGCGTCGGCGTCGAGGTGGGATCCGTCGTCGAAGGTGACGCGGTGGCTCCCGTCGGGTGCGCGAACCAGGCCGGTCGCCGTGCTGTTCATGCGCCACTCGACGTCGAGGGTGTCGTCGTCGCTGTTCATGAGCAGCAGGTCCTCGTCGGTCACCTCGCCGGTGAGGAATTCCTTCGACAGCGGCGGCCGGTCGTAGGGCAGGGACTGCTCGCTGCCGGCCACGACGAGGCGGCCCGCGTATCCCTTCTCGCGAAGTGCGCGCACCGCTGACAGTCCGGCGAGCGAAGCGCCTAGCACTACAACGGAATTCGGAACATTAGTCATCGCACGTCGTCCTTCTGTTCGAGGTGAACCAGCACGGTGCCGTCGACGATCGACACGTCGTGTGTGCGGACGGCGATCTTGGCCGGCGGACCGGACGGCACTCCGGTGCGGAGGTCGAAACAGGCTTCGTGGAGAGGGCACTCGACGGTGCAGCCTTCGACCCAGCCGTCGGCGAGTGACGCGTCCTGGTGGGTGCACGTGTCGTCGATGGCGTACAGGCCGTCGGAGGTGTGGAAGACGGAGATCGGAGCCCGGCCCGGCGGGGTCACCGTGACGACGTCGCCCACGGGCAGGGTCACGAGTTCGCACACGGGGAAGGCTGTGGCGCCGGGGTGGGTCACAACTGGGGAATCGTTATCGAGAATCACTCGATACCTCCGAAAGCGTCGGGGAGGAAGGACAAGTTGTGGAGCGGTTGTTGCGCTATGCGCGACGACTTGCAAGCTGTGCAACACAATGCTCGCGGGTGCCGCCCTGCGATGTCAAGCACTCGCGTGTAAAAACTGCGTGGCGGAAGTCCGTGGGCATAACCTCGGGGCATGAGTGAATCCGAGGCGACGACGCCCGCGACGCAGGGCGGCGAGGGGAAAGCGAAGACCGTACACGCGGTGGAGCGGGCCATCGACGTGCTCGAGATCGTTGCCGCCGAAGGCAAGGTCGGAGCCTCGGAGATCGCCGTGCGGCTCGGCGTGCACAAGTCCACCGTCTCGCGTCTGATCGCATCGCTGCAGCAGCGCGGATTCGTGGAAGAGACCGGCATCCGCGGCAAATATCAGCTCGGATTCGCGGTCGTCCGGCTGGCCGAGGCGACGGTGGCGCAGAGCGGGCTCGTCGAGGTCGCGCAGCCGGAGTGCGACAGGCTGGCCGACGCCTTCGGTGAGACGGTCAATCTGGCCGTGCTGGACGGCGCGGCGACCATCAATGTGCTCGAGGCGCGCAGCGATCGGCACGTGGCGTTGCGTACGTGGGTGGGGCAGGTCAGCCCGGCGCACGCGACCGCGACCGGCAAGGTCCTGGTTTCGGAGATGACGTCCGGCCAGCTTCGGAGCCGGCTGGGTCCGCGTCTCGAGGCGCTCACCGCCAACACGATCACCGATTTCCGGGCGTTCGACGTGGAACTCGAGCGCGTGCGGTCGCGCGGGTGGGCGTCCACCGCCGAGGAGCTCGAGGCGGGCCTTCACTCCATCGCGGTGCCGGTGCGCAGTCAGGTCACCCAACGGATCGTCGCCTCGATCTGCGTGTCCGGGCCCGAGTACCGGCTCGCACCCGAACGATTCGAGGCGGTGGCGCTCGAACTCGCCGACGCGGTGACGCGGATCGAGGCGCAGCAGTCCGCCGGCGAAGGCGACTGAGCGACCGGAAGTGCTTCTCCCTCAAGGCGGGATGAACGGATAGTCCCGTTTGCCCGGGTTCCGGCCTGCCGCCGTTAACGTGGTGTTTCGGCCGTGTCGCGTCCACGAAAGATGTGCCGAATGTGATGTTTGACACGTCTGCGGACGACGGTCTAAGTTGTGTGAATCGCATAGCGTTGCTGAAGACGCAACAATGCTGACCCCGCGGTGGTTCGGCCGAAAGCTGTCTGCTGTTCGACCGATCACCGAGGATCGGGCCCGCATGTCGTCTCGCTCGGCACCGACGCCTACTGCGATCTGCGCCCCATACGCACACACACTTCAGGTCACAGCCCGACCGACGCATCTCTCCCGGCAACGAAAGTAACGGTGACATCTATGTCCGCTCCGGACGTTCAAGCCCCCGCCCCCGCCCCCGCCCTGATCCCCACCCTGGGCGGCCGGTACTACACCGACGCCGACATCTTCACGGACGAACAGGAGAACCTCTTCGAGGCGATGTGGTTCTGCGCGGTCCGCGCCGCCGACCTCGCCGATCCCGGAGCCTTCAAGAAGATCACGGTCGGCCGGGAGAGTGTTCTCCTCGTCCGCGGCCGAGACGGGGAACTGCGCGCCTTCCTCAACATCTGCCGCCACCGCGGCGCGATGCTGTGTACCGAGGACGACGGGCAGATCCGCAGGAACCTTCAGTGCCCCTACCACGCGTGGACGTACGGACTCGACGGCAAACTCGTGGCCGCCCCCAACATGGCGGCACTGCGGGACGAGACCGGTGCCGACATCGACAGGGTCCGGTACGGACTGATCCCGGTCGCGATCCGGGAGTGGCTCGGCTACGCCTGGGTGTGCCTGGCCGACGATCCGCCGTCGTTCGAGGACGACGTCGTCGGGGCCGTGACCGAACGACTCGGCGATCCGGGCGCCATCGATCGCTACCAGATCGGCAGCCTGGAACTCGGCCGCAGAATCGTCTACGACGTCGCAGCCAACTGGAAGCTGATCATCGAGAACTTCATGGAGTGCTACCACTGCGCGACCATCCACCCCGAACTCACCGAGGTGCTTCCGGAGTTCGCGGACGGCCTTGCCGCACAGTACTTCGTGGGACACGGTGCCGCCTTCGGCGACGACGTCGAGGGATTCACCGTCGACGGAAGCGGCGGATTCGAGGCGTTGTCCGGCATCACCCCCGAGCAGGACCGCAAGTACTACGCCATCACGATCCGACCGCAGGTGTTCGTCAACCTCGTCCCCGACCACGTCATCTTCCACCGCATGTACCCCGTGTCCGCGGATCGCACCATCGTCGAATGCGACTGGCTGTACTCCCCGGAGGTCACCGCGTCGGGGCGCGACGTCTCCCGATCGGTGGAGTTGTTCCACCGGGTCAACCAGCAGGATTTCGACGCCTGCGAGCGGACGCAGCCCACGATGGCGTCGAAGGCGTACCGGAACGGGGGTGTGCTGGTGCCCGCGGAACACCACATCGGCGAATTCCACGACTGGTTACTCGACAGGCTGAGCGGGGACCACCGATGACGTACGCCGGCGAACAACCCAGGGTGACCGATCCGCACCGGGTGCAGGCGCCGAAACCGGAGCCGGAGCAGACGGCGCCCTCCGCCGGTGAGGGGCGGGGGAGCGTCGACAAGGTGGTGTTCGGCACGGCCGCGGCGCTCGGTGTCGGACTGATCCTGTGGGGACTGCTGGCGCCGGAGAACCTGTCGGTGGTGTCGACCGCCGCGCTGGACTGGCTGGTGGCCGATATGGGCTGGCTATTCATCGCCGCGTCGTCGGCGTTCGTCGTCTTCTCGCTGTTTCTCGCGTTCTCCCGGTACGGGAAGATTCCGCTCGGCCGCGACGGCGAGAAGCCGGAGTTCCGCACGGTCAGCTGGATCGCGATGATGTTCAGCGCCGGCATGGGCATCGGACTGATGTTCTACGGTGTCGCCGAACCCCTCGCCCACCTGGTGAGCCCGCCGCCGGGAACGGACGGCTCCGTCGGGTCGGCGATGGCCACGACGATGTTCCACTGGGGACTGCACCCGTGGGCGATCTACGCGGTCGTCGGGTTGTCCATCGCCTACGGCTCCTACCGGCGCGGCCGCAAGCAACTCATCAGCGCCGCGTTCTACCCGCTCCTCGGGCGCCGCTCGGAAGGGGCCGCGGGGAAAGTCATCGACGTTCTCGCCATCATCGCGACGATGTTCGGCACCGCCGCGTCGCTCGGACTCGGCGCACTGCAGATCGGCTCCGGTCTCGAGATCATCGGCTGGATGGGCCACGTCGGCACGTTCGCGCTCGTCGCGCTCGTCGGACTGCTGACCTTCGCATTCGTCGGTTCGGCGGTCTCGGGGGTGGCACGCGGCATCCACTGGCTGTCGAACATCAACATGGTGCTGGCGGTGGCCCTCGCGCTCTTCGTGTTCGTCCTCGGCCCGACCGTGCTCATCCTCAACCTGCTCCCCACCGCGATCGCCGACTATGCGGCGCAGCTCGCCACCATGTCCGGGCGGACCGCCGCGAGTGCCGGCGACGACACCGCGTCGTGGCTGTCGTCGTGGACGATCTTCTACTGGGCGTGGTGGGTGTCGTGGACTCCCTTCGTCGGAATGTTCCTCGCCCGGATCAGCCGCGGCCGGACGATCCGGCAGTTCGTCGTCGGCGTGATCGTCATCCCCACCTCGGTCAGCCTGGTGTGGTTCGCGGTGTTCGGCGGTGCCGCCGTCGGACAGCAGCAGGACGGTATCGACCTGGCGTCGAAGTCCTCGACCGAGGGTCAGCTGTTCGGAATGCTCGACCATCTGCCGTGGACGGGGTTCGCCACCGTGCTGGTCATGGTGCTGGTCGCAATCTTCTTTGTGTCCGGTGCCGACGCGGCCTCGCTGGTGATGGGCACCCTGTCGCAACGAGGTGCGCGGGAGCCGAGAACGTGGGTCGTCATCTTCTGGGGAACCCTCACCGGCGGCACCGCGGCCCTCATCCTCTGGACCGGAGGCTCGGACGCCCTGCAGGGACTGCAGACGATGACGATCATCGCCGCCGCACCGTTCCTCCTGGTGATGATCGGATTGTGCTTCTCGCTGTACCGGGACGTCTCCCGGGATCCGCTTGTCGTCGGTCCATCGAAAAAGTCTGCACACGAGAGGGTTTCGGACACAGTATGAAGACGACGGCGCTATCGGCGGATCTCGACGTGCAGAGATTGTTCGGGAAGGTGAATTTCATCGCGGGGGAGTGGGTCGCGGCGACGTCGGGGCGCACCCGCGACTGCATCGACCCGGCAACCGGGAACGTGATCGCGACGATCGACGAGGCGTCGCCCGACGACGCCCGGCGCGCCGTGGCCGCCGCCCGCGCGACCTTCGACGCCGGGGTCTGGCCGGAGACTTCGGTCGCCACGCGGTCGTCACTGCTGTCGCGGATCGCGGATCTCCTCGAGCGCGACAAGGAGGAACTGGCGCGTATCGAGACGGTGGATACCGGTAAGACGCTGGTGGAGAGCCGAATCGACATCGACGACGTCGTATCGGTGTTCCGGTACTACGCCCGGCTGGCCCTCGTCTCCGGTGACCGGGTGGTCGACGTGGGTGACCCCGCCGTCGTCTCCCGGGTGGTTCGCGAACCGATCGGGGTGTGCGTCCTCATCGCACCGTGGAACTATCCACTGCTCCAGGTCTCCTGGAAGGTGGCACCCGCCCTGGCCGCGGGATGCACGATGGTGCTCAAACCCAGTGAAGTCACACCGCTGAGCACGATCGCGTTCGCGCGATTGATCGAGGAGGCGGGTGTGCCCGCGGGCGTCGTCAACCTGGTGCAGGGAAGCGGCGCCGACCTCGGCCCCGCATTGACCGACACGGGCGACGTCGACTTCATCTCGTTCACCGGTGGACTCGCGACCGGCACCACCATTCTGGAAACCGCGGCCAAGCACGTCACGAAGGTCGCCGTGGAACTCGGCGGGAAGAACCCGCACATCGTGTTCGCGGACGCCGAGTGGGAGTCGTCGGTCGACCAGGTGCTCACCGGCGTCTTCCTGCATTCGGGCCAGGTGTGCTCGGCCGGGACGCGGCTGATCGTCGAGGAGTCGATCGCCGACGACTTCGTCGCCGCACTCGTCGCGCGGGCCGAGGCCATCCGCGTCGGCCCGGGGCTCGATCCCGGTAGCGAAACCGGACCGCTCGTGTCAGTGGCGCAGCGGGACAAAATCGAAGCCTATGTGGCGCTGGGTATCTCCGAAGGGGCGACGCTCCGGACGGGAGGTTCCCGGCCCACCGATCCCGCGCTCGACGGCGGCAGCTATTACCTGCCCACGATCTTCGACCACTGCGACCGCTCGATGCGCATCGTGCAGGAGGAAACGTTCGGGCCGATTCTCACGGTCG
It includes:
- a CDS encoding bifunctional 5,10-methylenetetrahydrofolate dehydrogenase/5,10-methenyltetrahydrofolate cyclohydrolase, with the translated sequence MTRSLGGAELAASIRNDASVAAAALADLGIRPTLAVVLATDDESTAWYVRSIASAAKRTGILCNIVDLGPSATTEQIRTTLVELGHDPDVHGIILQTPLPDGTDLDALREAIDPAKDIDGANPVSLGRLVARLPAFAPATAQAVIALLDHHGIPVHGRTAAVVGRSTVVGSPAAHLLVQRNATVTVCHRHTADLAAGTRDAEILVVAVGIPGLIAAEHVAEGAVVIDVGTTATDDGQLLGDVDAAAVDGRAGALTPVPGGVGPVTTALLLNHTVDAAATQYAETRSNALLTGSRSSG
- a CDS encoding cyclodeaminase/cyclohydrolase family protein; the encoded protein is MTIRDDTIAGFLDSLAARTPAPGGGATGALHLGQAAALVSMVARYTTGTKYADHGLLVERICAGADAFREKALQFADDDMAAFTAVIDAYRLPRGTDDESASRTAAIASALAGAAAVPAEVVVAAGEVVALADTLLPVANRTVVSDVAAAAEAARAAATTARVNIEVNLPGITDADTRRALTECVAGVDAILERADSVTTRVRKQLSS
- a CDS encoding FAD-dependent oxidoreductase is translated as MGSPRVVIIGAGIVGANLADELTARGWNRITVLDQGPLPLTGGSTSHAPGLVFQTNASKTMTEFARYTVEKFVGLDVDGQWCFNQLGGLEVATTEERLADLHRKQGWATSWGIEGAVLDPAECAKLHPLLDEKRVLGGLYVETDGLAKASRVVVALARRAEARGAVFQGSTKVIGIEQAGGRVTGVATPDGVIPADIVVSCAGFWGPDVGAMVGMDVPLLPLAHQYAKTAQIPELVGRNTELAEAGFPILRHQDQDLYFREHVDRLGIGSYAHRPMPVNLRDLADSSGDVSDADMPSMLPFTDDDFAPSWEQSKLLLPCLESAELEHGFNGVFSFTPDGGPLIGESPDVAGFWIAEAVWVTHSAGVGRAVAQLLVDGRSEIELHGCDVHRFEDVQIAPDYVSETSQQNFVEIYDVLHPLQPKQSPRDLRVSPFHVRQKELGAVFLESAGWERPHWFEANAHLVQQLPAEWQPPAREPWAAQFHSPIAAAEAWKTRTSVAMYDMTPLERLEISGPGALALLDRLTTGKMDKSVGSVTYTLALDDAGGVRSDLTVTRMSDTVFQVGANGHLDLDYFRRQAPGDGSVSVRDITGGTCGIGLWGPRARDLVQALSSDDFSNENFKYFRSKQVRIGGVPVTAMRLSYVGELGWELYTSADNGLRLWDLLWAEGQKHEIIAAGRAAFNSLRMEKGYRSWGSDMTTEHNPYEAGLGFAVRLQKGDFRGRDALDGISDETVERRLACLMIDDRQSVVLGHEPVFVDGEPAGYVTSAAFGHTVGAPIAYAWLPATATVDTTVEIEYFGRRIPATVVAEPLVDPEMKKIRS
- a CDS encoding IclR family transcriptional regulator, with product MTELDDNSNGDRSRPTGAVQSVDRALAVLEILARLGTAGVTEIADELGVHKSTASRLVAVLDSRGYVAQLKNRGKFQLGNSIVRLARTASPDGDLVRQSQELCAELAHSVGESVNVSILDGNRSVSIVKADGPSGVGTSTWVGQSSPAHATASGKLLLTELSDSDIAERVGETPIALTSKTLTDVQALVESVNAIRERGWAESEEELELGLNAISVPVRDYTSKMIAALSVSGPAYRLLPELFEDVARAALDTSQQISSRLGYAAT
- a CDS encoding NAD(P)/FAD-dependent oxidoreductase; the protein is MTNVPNSVVVLGASLAGLSAVRALREKGYAGRLVVAGSEQSLPYDRPPLSKEFLTGEVTDEDLLLMNSDDDTLDVEWRMNSTATGLVRAPDGSHRVTFDDGSHLDADAVIAATGARARTLPGHSGLTGVHTLRSVDDARALRNSLATARNLVIVGAGFIGAEVASSAAGMSLAVTVVEASPTPLAGPLGTELGAICAGQHAAHGVRLLTGAVVDDLLGDGAVEAVRLGDGTVLPADVVVVGIGAVPNVEWACDSELLIDDGFLTDSSCRTNVPGVYAIGDCARSFDDAHAVHHRSEHWSNAVAQAATVAHTIMATPSGPAAIPYFWSHQYGKMLQFAGTRHSTDEVRFVDGDPGAGSFVATYDRDGDTVGVFAMNNPRLFTRYKKQLARSRA
- a CDS encoding bifunctional 3-phenylpropionate/cinnamic acid dioxygenase ferredoxin subunit; amino-acid sequence: MTHPGATAFPVCELVTLPVGDVVTVTPPGRAPISVFHTSDGLYAIDDTCTHQDASLADGWVEGCTVECPLHEACFDLRTGVPSGPPAKIAVRTHDVSIVDGTVLVHLEQKDDVR
- a CDS encoding IclR family transcriptional regulator, which translates into the protein MSESEATTPATQGGEGKAKTVHAVERAIDVLEIVAAEGKVGASEIAVRLGVHKSTVSRLIASLQQRGFVEETGIRGKYQLGFAVVRLAEATVAQSGLVEVAQPECDRLADAFGETVNLAVLDGAATINVLEARSDRHVALRTWVGQVSPAHATATGKVLVSEMTSGQLRSRLGPRLEALTANTITDFRAFDVELERVRSRGWASTAEELEAGLHSIAVPVRSQVTQRIVASICVSGPEYRLAPERFEAVALELADAVTRIEAQQSAGEGD
- a CDS encoding aromatic ring-hydroxylating dioxygenase subunit alpha yields the protein MSAPDVQAPAPAPALIPTLGGRYYTDADIFTDEQENLFEAMWFCAVRAADLADPGAFKKITVGRESVLLVRGRDGELRAFLNICRHRGAMLCTEDDGQIRRNLQCPYHAWTYGLDGKLVAAPNMAALRDETGADIDRVRYGLIPVAIREWLGYAWVCLADDPPSFEDDVVGAVTERLGDPGAIDRYQIGSLELGRRIVYDVAANWKLIIENFMECYHCATIHPELTEVLPEFADGLAAQYFVGHGAAFGDDVEGFTVDGSGGFEALSGITPEQDRKYYAITIRPQVFVNLVPDHVIFHRMYPVSADRTIVECDWLYSPEVTASGRDVSRSVELFHRVNQQDFDACERTQPTMASKAYRNGGVLVPAEHHIGEFHDWLLDRLSGDHR
- a CDS encoding BCCT family transporter, yielding MTYAGEQPRVTDPHRVQAPKPEPEQTAPSAGEGRGSVDKVVFGTAAALGVGLILWGLLAPENLSVVSTAALDWLVADMGWLFIAASSAFVVFSLFLAFSRYGKIPLGRDGEKPEFRTVSWIAMMFSAGMGIGLMFYGVAEPLAHLVSPPPGTDGSVGSAMATTMFHWGLHPWAIYAVVGLSIAYGSYRRGRKQLISAAFYPLLGRRSEGAAGKVIDVLAIIATMFGTAASLGLGALQIGSGLEIIGWMGHVGTFALVALVGLLTFAFVGSAVSGVARGIHWLSNINMVLAVALALFVFVLGPTVLILNLLPTAIADYAAQLATMSGRTAASAGDDTASWLSSWTIFYWAWWVSWTPFVGMFLARISRGRTIRQFVVGVIVIPTSVSLVWFAVFGGAAVGQQQDGIDLASKSSTEGQLFGMLDHLPWTGFATVLVMVLVAIFFVSGADAASLVMGTLSQRGAREPRTWVVIFWGTLTGGTAALILWTGGSDALQGLQTMTIIAAAPFLLVMIGLCFSLYRDVSRDPLVVGPSKKSAHERVSDTV